In Spirosoma pollinicola, the genomic window CCATTATGTACACGCCCAAAACCTTTCAGGAAACTGACCGCGATACATTATTTCAGTTTATACGGGATAACTCATTTGCGTTACTAATATCCACCGGCAATGATGGCATTCCGGTAGCTACCCACCTTCCTATTGAGCTGCTACCCAGCACCGACGGGCAATTTCACTTGGTTGGGCACCTCGCAAAAGCCAACCCACACTGGAAGTTGTTGACGGGTCAAACGCCCGCCCTGGCTGTATTCTCGGGTGCTCACAGCTACATATCATCCTCCTGGTACGATCACGTTAACGTACCGACCTGGAATTATCTCTCGGTACATGTTACCGGCCGAACCACCCTTTTGACCGACGACCAAACGCTGGACTTCTTGCGAAAACAAGTCGACAAATATGAAGTCCGTTCGGCCTGTCCCGTTTCGGTCGATAGCATGACGGAGGCTTATGTCCGAAAAGAAATGCGGGGTGTTGTCGCCTTCAGTATGACCCTCGACAGTATTCAGGGCACGGCCAAACTCAGCCAGAACCGCGACGATAAAAACTACCGGAACATCATTACCGAGCTGCGTCACACAGGCGATGAAAATGCGGAGAAAATGGCCGCTGAAATGGTATCGAGACGGCCCGCATCTGACAGTGAGCCCGCAGGTGTTGGCCCAATGGGCAAACTGCCTTCATCAGACCAGTAAAGCGAGACCTCGGATGTTGGTTATTTCTCGATGTCAGCAAGTCATGAACATAGCCCGTATAATTCGGGTTGAACCAGCATGGCATCGACTAAAACAGCAATATATACGGCTCTGGGAGCCAATCTGATCATTGCCCTCACCAAGTTTATAGCCGCCAGCGTTACGGGTAGCTCGGCGATGGTTTCGGAAGGTATCCATTCGCTGGTCGATACGCTGAATGAAGTGCTGCTGCTGTTGGGCCTGAAACGTAGCCAGAAACCAGCCGATATGAAACGACCGTTTGGCTACGGTCGCGAGCTTTATTTCTGGTCGTATGTTGTGTCGATCTTAATCTTTGCCGTTGGTGGCGGGGTGTCGTTCTACGAGGGGCTTAGTCATATTAGTAACCCGGAGCCAATAGAAAATCCGCAGTGGAACTACATCGTTTTGGGTATTGCGTTTGTGCTGGATGGCTACTCGTTACTGACGGCCTTACGGGCCTTTAATGCCCAACGGGGTAGCCAGCCATTCTGG contains:
- a CDS encoding FMN-binding negative transcriptional regulator, giving the protein MYTPKTFQETDRDTLFQFIRDNSFALLISTGNDGIPVATHLPIELLPSTDGQFHLVGHLAKANPHWKLLTGQTPALAVFSGAHSYISSSWYDHVNVPTWNYLSVHVTGRTTLLTDDQTLDFLRKQVDKYEVRSACPVSVDSMTEAYVRKEMRGVVAFSMTLDSIQGTAKLSQNRDDKNYRNIITELRHTGDENAEKMAAEMVSRRPASDSEPAGVGPMGKLPSSDQ